The following are encoded in a window of Impatiens glandulifera chromosome 5, dImpGla2.1, whole genome shotgun sequence genomic DNA:
- the LOC124938126 gene encoding 3-dehydroquinate synthase, chloroplastic → MASTANPSSLCHKQTISLPLGRPTSLLKSLSFTDTFIGSRNFSSLSLHCSSKRRRCILVSASSTASVMDQSLGKKASPADPTIVNVDLGDRSYPIYIGSGLLDQPDLLQRHIHGKKVLVVTNTTVAPLYLDKVVSALTIGNPNVSVEKVILPDGEKYKNMETLMKVFDKAIESRLDRRCTFVALGGGVIGDMCGYAAASFLRGVNFIQIPTTVMSQVDSSVGGKTGINHPLGKNLIGAFYQPQCVLVDTDTLNTLPDRELASGLAEVIKYGLIRDSEFFEWQEKNMPALMARDPDMLAYAIKRSCENKAEVVSLDEKESGLRATLNLGHTFGHAIETGFGYGVWFHGEAVAVGTVMAVDMSYRLGWIDESIVKRVASILKQANLPTSPPDTMTVEMFKSIMAVDKKVADGLLRLILLKGPLGNCVFTGDYDRKALDETLNAFCKS, encoded by the exons ATGGCTTCGACTGCAAACCCTTCTTCTCTGTGCCACAAACAGACCATTTCACTCCCTCTCGGCCGCCCGACGTCTCTCCTCAAATCCCTTTCCTTCACTGATACGTTTATTGGGTCTCGGAATTTCAGCTCCCTCTCTCTCCACTGCTCGTCTAAGCGGCGCCGGTGCATTTTGGTTTCCGCCAGTTCCACAGCTTCCGTGATGGACCAGTCGCTCGGTAAAAAAGCTTCGCCTGCGGATCCAACCATAGTCAATGTCGATTTGGGTGACCGAAGCTACCCGATCTACATCGGTTCAGGACTTCTCGATCAACCTGACCTTTTGCAAAg GCATATTCATGGGAAGAAAGTACTGGTGGTGACAAACACCACCGTTGCACCACTCTACCTGGATAAAGTTGTTAGTGCTTTAACAATTGGAAATCCCAATGTTTCAGTTGAGAAGGTTATCTTACCTGATGGGGAGAAGTACAAGAACATG GAAACCCTGATGAAGGTTTTCGATAAAGCAATTGAGTCGAGGTTAGATCGACGATGTACCTTTGTCGCCCTTGGAGGAGGTGTAATAGGAGACATGTGTGGTTACGCAGCTGCTTCATTCCTTCGCGGAGTGAATTTTATTCAGATTCCGACGACAGTTATGTCACAGGTGGATTCTTCGGTTGGTGGAAAAACTGGAATAAACCATCCACTTGGGAAAAATTTGATTGGAGCATTCTATCAACCTCAATGTGTGCTTGTGGATACTGATACATTGAATACATTACCAGATAGAGAATTGGCATCTGGACTTGCTGAGGTTATAAAGTACGGGTTAATTAGAGATTCGGAATTCTTTGAATGGCAGGAGAAGAATATGCCAGCTTTGATGGCGAG GGATCCTGATATGCTAGCATATGCTATTAAACGATCGTGTGAAAATAAGGCTGAGGTTGTGTCCTTAGATGAGAAGGAGAGTGGACTGCGGGCGACATTGAACTTGGGTCACACTTTTGGCCAC GCAATAGAAACAGGTTTTGGCTATGGAGTGTGGTTCCATGGGGAAGCTGTTGCAGTTGGCACG GTAATGGCTGTTGATATGTCATATCGCCTCGGTTGGATTGATGAATCAATTGTAAAGAGAGTTGCGAGCATATTGAAACAGGCTAACTTGCCCACATCCCCTCCTGATACAATGACAGTTGAGATGTTCAAGTCCATTATGGCG GTTGATAAGAAGGTAGCTGATGGGCTACTAAGGCTCATTCTCTTGAAAGGTCCTCTTGGTAATTGCGTTTTCACTGGTGACTATGACAGAAAGGCACTCGACGAAACGCTAAATGCATTTTGCAAGTCTTGA
- the LOC124938122 gene encoding protein ALTERED PHOSPHATE STARVATION RESPONSE 1-like, producing the protein MGCGNSKIDKEEIVRRCKTRTRLMKQLVKSRQAFSASHNTYIISHRSAGTALLQFVTAFAGKDDYNVPPTPTVAPSSSRLETGDDWKTKSEVVTTGNFIKTMITEFSNNPEITSEIAVVMPAKSNDLVEIMREINELFATAADACSEVSSLLGVSSFSRSTSHSFEGSKVYGHLNQSLCSMGLLKKTDSLEQFEESIEGEEASSWSGSHSSTLSKLYAWEKKLYLEVKTAETLNLEYQKRIVQMRKFESRKTEGVKTEKTKKELEKLESRIMVTSQTIETISSEIFKLTQSDLYMHLVELVKGLMGMWRTMHECYTKQMHIAKQLERLINVVHSSSPSESHWRSTYQLEQKLQQWQLALYNLDKAQGDYVESLVGWLQLCNSPITWRIYTICEEWSLLIKRVPMNLALDGIKNLLGSIRSLMVQQEEEQKLERRLELIKKEVEKKELELKLLEENKYKYKQYSTSEDGNKEPEVALKQTKVESLRGKAEEERAEYVKMVTATKMRTFTILRTELAPLFQAMSDFARECTLSFEFVQDKAKTVGGGGEGHDVKMLVP; encoded by the exons ATGGGTTGTGGTAATTCGAAGATAGATAAAGAAGAGATTGTTAGAAGATGCAAGACTCGAACAAGGTTGATGAAGCAGTTGGTAAAATCCAGGCAAGCCTTTTCCGCTTCTCATAATACTTACATAATCTCTCACAGAAGTGCAGGCACGgctcttcttcaatttgttacTGCTTTCGCCGGAAAAGATGACTATAACGTACCTCCGACGCCTACAGTTGCACCCTCTTCGTCCCGGTTGGAAACAGGGGATGACTGGAAAACAAAATCTGAAGTGGTCACTACAGGAAACTTCATAAAGACGATGATAACTGAGTTTTCCAACAATCCTGAAATTACATCGGAAATTGCTGTCGTGATGCCTGCGAAAAGCAATGATCTTGTTGAGATTATGAGAGAGATCAATGAACTCTTTGCTACTGCGGCTGATGCCTGTTCTGAGGTGTCGTCTCTTTTGGgagtttcttctttttctcgcTCCACCAGTCACAGTTTTGAAG GTTCTAAGGTTTATGGGCATTTGAATCAGTCTTTGTGTTCAATGGGGTTATTGAAGAAAACAGATTCACTGGAGCAGTTTGAGGAATCCATTGAAGGCGAAGAAGCTTCTAGTTGGAGTGGGAGTCATTCTTCCACACTTTCTAAGCTCTATGCTTGGGAGAAGAAGTTGTACTTGGAGGTGAAG ACTGCTGAGACTTTAAATTTGGAGTATCAGAAGAGAATTGTTCAAATGAGGAAGTTTGAATCTAGAAAAACCGAGGGTGTTAAAACAGAGAAGACGAAGAAAGAACTCGAGAAACTAGAATCGAGAATCATGGTTACTTCTCAAACCATTGAGACCATATCTTCGGAAATCTTCAAGTTGACTCAATCAGATCTCTACATGCATCTGGTTGAGCTTGTTAAAGG ATTAATGGGCATGTGGAGAACCATGCATGAATGTTACACGAAACAGATGCACATAGCTAAGCAGCTAGAACGCTTGATCAATGTTGTCCATTCATCATCACCATCAGAGAGTCACTGGCGATCGACTTATCAGCTCGAGCAGAAACTCCAACAATGGCAACTAGCTTTATACAACCTTGACAAGGCACAAGGCGATTACGTTGAATCTCTTGTGGGGTGGCTCCAGCTCTGCAACAGTCCTATAACGTGGAGAATCTATACAATCTGCGAAGAATGGAGCCTATTGATCAAGCGGGTTCCAATGAATTTGGCATTGGATGGTATCAAGAACTTGTTAGGATCAATCCGGTCTCTTatggttcaacaagaagaagagCAGAAGCTGGAGAGGAGATTGGAGCTGATAAAGAAAGAAGTGGAGAAGAAAGAGTTGGAACTTAAATTGCTTGAAGAgaacaaatacaaatacaagcAATATTCAACAAGTGAGGATGGGAACAAGGAACCAGAGGTGGCATTGAAGCAGACAAAGGTTGAGTCTTTGAGGGGGAAGGCTGAAGAAGAAAGGGCTGAGTATGTGAAAATGGTGACCGCAACTAAGATGCGAACATTCACCATCTTACGGACAGAATTGGCCCCACTGTTTCAGGCAATGTCTGATTTTGCCCGGGAATGTACTCTATCATTTGAGTTTGTCCAGGATAAGGCTAAAACCgtaggaggaggaggagaaggacACGATGTGAAGATGTTAGTTCCGTGA
- the LOC124938127 gene encoding rac-like GTP-binding protein ARAC1 — protein sequence MSASKFIKCVTVGDGAVGKTCLLISYTSNTFPTDYVPTVFDNFSANVVVNGNTINLGLWDTAGQEDYNRLRPLSYRGADVFILAFSLISKASYENVSKKWIPELKHYAPGVPIVLVGTKIDLRDDSQFFIDHPGSVAITTAQGNELKDLIAAPEYIECSSKSQQNVKGVFDAAIKVVLQPPKQKKKSKTPKCSIL from the exons ATGAGTGCttccaaatttataaaatgcGTCACTGTTGGTGATGGCGCCGTTGGCAAGACTTGTCTTCTGATTTCTTACACCAGCAACACTTTTCCTACG GATTACGTGCCTACTGTCTTTGATAACTTTAGTGCTAATGTGGTTGTCAATGGAAACACTATCAATCTCGGCCTATGGGACACAGCAG GGCAAGAAGATTACAATAGGCTAAGACCATTGAGTTATCGTGGGGCAGATGTTTTCATTCTGGCATTCTCGTTGATTAGCAAGGCTAGCTATGAAAATGTTTCTAAAAAG TGGATTCCTGAATTGAAACATTATGCTCCTGGAGTTCCTATAGTTCTTGTTGGAACCAAAATTG ATCTACGGGATGATAGTCAATTCTTCATAGATCATCCTGGCTCTGTCGCGATTACAACTGCACAA GGAAATGAACTAAAGGACCTGATTGCTGCTCCAGAATACATAGAGTGCAGCTCCAAATCTCAACAG AATGtgaagggtgtgtttgatgctGCAATTAAGGTTGTCCTCCAGCCACCAAAGCAGAAGAAAAAGTCAAAAACTCCTAAATGCTCCATATtatga